From a single Rhodococcus qingshengii JCM 15477 genomic region:
- the opcA gene encoding glucose-6-phosphate dehydrogenase assembly protein OpcA → MILDLPSTTTVQVSKKLVEVRKTGGAVTLGRVLTLVVCTRDTGNAEEAIEAANEASREHPCRVIVLLRGDEQSEPRLDAQIRVGGDAGASEVVVLRLYGPLADHESSVVIPFLLPDTPVVAWWPLEAPEIPAKDPVGKLAIRRITDATGAPDPTATIKGRLASYTAGDTDLAWSRVTYWRALLASALDQPPHEKITSAVVSGLKTEPALDILAGWLAAKIDGPVIRRTGELTVELKLETRSISISRPQEGTTATLIRTGQPDALVSLGRRETRDCLAEELRRLDPDEIYEEALAGLEKVTYE, encoded by the coding sequence GTGATTCTCGATTTGCCCTCCACCACCACGGTCCAGGTCAGCAAGAAACTGGTCGAGGTGCGTAAGACCGGCGGCGCTGTCACCTTGGGGCGAGTGCTGACGCTCGTCGTCTGCACCAGGGACACCGGGAATGCCGAGGAAGCCATCGAGGCCGCCAACGAAGCAAGCCGCGAGCACCCTTGCCGCGTCATCGTGCTTCTGCGTGGCGACGAGCAGAGTGAGCCCAGGCTCGATGCTCAGATCCGTGTCGGCGGGGACGCCGGCGCCTCGGAGGTTGTCGTGTTGCGTCTCTACGGTCCGCTTGCGGATCACGAGAGCAGCGTCGTCATCCCGTTCCTGCTCCCCGACACCCCGGTAGTCGCGTGGTGGCCCCTCGAGGCACCCGAGATTCCGGCGAAGGACCCCGTCGGGAAGCTCGCGATACGGCGTATCACCGATGCCACCGGCGCCCCCGATCCGACCGCCACCATCAAGGGGCGACTCGCGTCGTACACCGCCGGCGATACCGATCTCGCCTGGAGTCGCGTCACCTACTGGCGCGCGCTCCTCGCGTCGGCTCTCGATCAGCCGCCGCACGAGAAGATCACCTCAGCGGTGGTCTCCGGTCTCAAAACCGAACCGGCACTGGATATTCTCGCCGGTTGGTTGGCAGCCAAGATCGACGGTCCGGTCATTCGACGTACGGGTGAGCTGACGGTCGAGTTGAAGCTCGAGACCCGCAGTATCTCCATCAGTCGTCCGCAGGAGGGCACGACCGCTACGTTGATCCGCACCGGTCAGCCTGACGCGCTGGTTTCTCTGGGTCGTCGAGAGACACGCGATTGCCTCGCCGAGGAATTGCGTCGGCTCGATCCGGACGAGATCTACGAGGAAGCTCTGGCCGGATTGGAGAAGGTGACCTATGAGTGA
- the zwf gene encoding glucose-6-phosphate dehydrogenase, whose amino-acid sequence MSDSAAASDWVNPLRDSTDKRLPHIAGPCALVIFGVTGDLARRKLMPAIYDLANRGLLPPGFALVGFARRDWTDEDFANVVLEAVKDGARTKFRQDVWERLAEGIRFVEGSFDEAEAFQNLSDTLATLDNERGIGGNHGFYLAIPPNAFPQVLEQLSASGLAQAEDGQWRRVVIEKPFGHDLESARELNAVVNKVFPEDTVFRIDHYLGKETVQNILALRFANQLFDPIWNAHYVDHVQITMAEDIGLGGRAGYYDGIGAARDVIQNHLLQLLAFTAMEEPISFEPLNLQAEKIKVLSATRLAEPLDETTARGQYAGGWQGGLPVVGLLEEDGFAADSITETFAAITLEVDTRRWAGVPFYLRTGKRLGRRVTEIAVVFKRAPHLPFDKTMTEDLGQNALVIRVQPDEGVTMRFGSKVPGSSMEVRDVNMDFSYGQAFTESSPEAYERLILDVLLGEPSLFPVNAEVELSWEILDPVLEHWAAGGKPEPYEAGTWGPPSADEMMQRTGREWRRP is encoded by the coding sequence GTGAGCGATTCCGCGGCGGCATCAGATTGGGTGAATCCCCTTCGGGACAGCACCGACAAACGGCTTCCGCACATTGCGGGGCCCTGCGCCCTGGTGATTTTCGGTGTTACCGGCGACCTTGCCAGGCGCAAGCTCATGCCCGCCATCTACGACCTCGCCAACCGTGGACTGTTGCCGCCCGGATTCGCTCTGGTCGGGTTCGCCCGGCGTGACTGGACGGACGAGGACTTCGCGAACGTCGTCCTCGAAGCAGTCAAGGACGGTGCTCGCACCAAGTTCCGTCAGGACGTCTGGGAGAGGCTCGCTGAAGGTATCCGGTTCGTGGAGGGCAGTTTCGACGAGGCCGAGGCCTTCCAGAACCTGTCCGACACGTTGGCAACGCTCGACAACGAACGTGGTATCGGCGGCAATCACGGTTTCTACCTTGCGATTCCGCCCAACGCGTTTCCTCAGGTGCTCGAGCAACTGTCGGCGTCGGGCCTCGCGCAGGCCGAGGACGGTCAGTGGCGACGAGTCGTCATCGAGAAGCCGTTCGGCCACGACCTCGAGAGCGCTCGCGAACTGAACGCCGTCGTCAACAAGGTGTTCCCCGAGGACACGGTCTTCCGTATCGACCACTACCTCGGTAAGGAAACCGTCCAGAACATTCTGGCTCTGCGCTTCGCGAACCAGTTGTTCGATCCGATCTGGAACGCGCACTACGTCGACCACGTTCAGATCACGATGGCCGAGGACATCGGCCTCGGTGGACGCGCCGGGTACTACGACGGCATCGGCGCGGCCCGTGACGTGATCCAGAACCACCTGCTGCAGTTGCTCGCGTTCACGGCGATGGAAGAACCCATCAGCTTCGAGCCGCTCAATCTGCAGGCGGAGAAGATCAAGGTCCTCTCGGCCACTCGCCTTGCCGAGCCCCTCGACGAGACCACCGCCCGCGGCCAGTACGCGGGCGGCTGGCAGGGTGGGCTGCCGGTGGTCGGGCTCCTCGAAGAAGACGGCTTCGCAGCGGACTCCATCACGGAGACCTTTGCCGCCATCACCCTCGAGGTCGACACCCGCCGCTGGGCGGGTGTGCCGTTCTACCTGCGCACGGGCAAACGACTCGGACGCCGTGTCACCGAGATCGCGGTGGTGTTCAAACGTGCACCGCACCTACCGTTCGACAAGACGATGACCGAAGACCTCGGCCAGAACGCTCTGGTCATCCGCGTGCAGCCCGACGAGGGTGTCACCATGCGGTTCGGTTCGAAGGTTCCCGGATCGAGCATGGAAGTCCGTGACGTCAACATGGACTTCTCGTACGGCCAGGCTTTCACCGAGTCGTCACCGGAGGCGTACGAGCGACTCATTCTCGACGTGTTGCTCGGTGAGCCGTCACTCTTCCCGGTCAACGCCGAAGTCGAATTGTCTTGGGAAATCCTCGATCCCGTCCTCGAACACTGGGCAGCCGGCGGCAAGCCGGAACCCTACGAGGCCGGAACGTGGGGACCACCGTCTGCGGACGAAATGATGCAACGCACCGGACGCGAATGGAGGCGACCCTAG
- the tal gene encoding transaldolase translates to MTQNVNTEKLSAAGVSIWLDDLSRDRIQSGNLQNLIDTKSIVGVTTNPSIFQAALSKGSAYDAQVRELAQRGADVDATITAVTTDDVRAACDILAPQFEASNGVDGRVSIEVDPRLAHDTDATVAQAIELHKIVDRPNVLIKIPATLAGIPAIAKVIGEGISVNVTLIFSVERYEAVMGAYLQGLDTAKAAGRDISSIESVASFFVSRVDSEIDNRLTAIGTPEALELRGKAALANARLAYNAYQQIFEVQPRFQALLADGAKAQRPLWASTGVKNPDYPDTLYVTELVAPNTVNTMPEKTLDALADHGEITGDTISGTAQESQAVFDQLAAVGIDLADVFKVLETEGVDKFEVSWNELLDATGEQLRAATQKS, encoded by the coding sequence ATGACACAGAACGTGAATACCGAAAAGCTCTCCGCTGCAGGCGTTTCCATCTGGCTCGACGACCTCTCGCGGGATCGCATCCAGTCCGGCAACCTGCAGAACCTCATCGACACGAAGTCGATCGTGGGTGTCACGACCAACCCGTCGATCTTCCAGGCGGCACTGTCCAAGGGATCGGCGTACGACGCTCAGGTCCGTGAGCTCGCACAGCGCGGCGCCGATGTCGACGCCACCATCACCGCGGTGACCACCGACGACGTGCGTGCTGCGTGCGACATCCTGGCTCCGCAGTTCGAGGCGTCGAACGGCGTCGACGGCCGCGTGTCCATCGAAGTCGATCCTCGCCTGGCTCACGACACCGACGCCACCGTCGCGCAGGCGATCGAGCTGCACAAGATCGTCGATCGTCCGAACGTCCTGATCAAGATCCCCGCGACGCTGGCAGGCATTCCCGCCATCGCCAAGGTGATCGGTGAGGGCATCAGCGTCAACGTCACCTTGATCTTCTCGGTCGAGCGCTACGAAGCTGTCATGGGCGCATACCTGCAAGGTCTGGACACCGCCAAGGCTGCCGGCCGCGACATCTCGTCCATCGAGTCGGTCGCCTCGTTCTTCGTCTCCCGCGTGGATTCCGAGATCGACAACCGCCTCACGGCAATCGGCACGCCGGAAGCCCTCGAGCTTCGTGGCAAGGCTGCACTCGCAAACGCGCGTCTGGCGTACAACGCGTACCAGCAGATCTTCGAGGTGCAGCCGCGCTTCCAGGCTCTTCTGGCCGACGGCGCCAAGGCTCAGCGTCCGCTGTGGGCGTCGACCGGCGTGAAGAACCCGGATTACCCCGACACTCTCTACGTCACCGAGTTGGTTGCGCCGAACACGGTCAACACCATGCCGGAGAAGACGCTCGACGCTCTCGCCGACCACGGCGAGATCACCGGCGACACGATCTCGGGCACCGCTCAGGAGTCACAGGCGGTCTTCGATCAGCTCGCTGCAGTCGGCATCGATCTTGCGGACGTGTTCAAGGTCCTCGAGACAGAGGGCGTCGACAAGTTCGAGGTGTCCTGGAACGAGTTGCTCGACGCAACCGGCGAGCAGCTCCGCGCAGCAACCCAGAAGAGCTGA
- the tkt gene encoding transketolase, with protein sequence MSITDEIHVLTQPVHPSDWTDLDTKAVDTARVLAADAVQKVGNGHPGTAMSLAPLAYTLFQRVMRHDPSDAEWVGRDRFVLSCGHSSLTLYTQLYLSGYGLELADLEALRTWGALTPGHPEVGHTVGVEMTTGPLGQGLASAVGMAMAARRERGLFDPETPVGSSPFDHHIYVIASDGDIEEGVTSEASSLAGVQELGNLIVFYDDNKISIEHDTTIALGEDVGKRYEAYGWHVQHVEGGENVSGILDAVAAAKAVVDRPSIILLRTIIGFPAPKKMNTGDVHGSALGADEVAAVKEALGFDPAKSFDVDADALAHAREVVSRGADARKAWQVEFDAWAARETERKELFDRLFAGEFPAGWADALPTYEADAKGVATRKASGSALNALGPILPELWGGSADLAGSNNTTIKGADSFGPFSISTNDWNAQPYGRTLHFGIREHAMGSILNGIALHGPTRPYGGTFMVFSDYMRPAVRLAALMKTAVTYVWTHDSIGLGEDGPTHQPVEHLAALRAIPNLAVVRPGDANETSFAWQAALENKTGPTALALTRQDIPVLEGTKEKAAEGVKRGAYVLVDAANGSPEVILLATGSELHLATEARETLEAQGVATRVVSVPCLDWFLEQDQAYRDEVIPPAVRARVSVEAGIAMPWWRILGDAGQAVSLEHYGASADYKTLFREFGITADATVEAAQRSLAAVKG encoded by the coding sequence GTGTCGATCACAGACGAGATCCACGTCCTCACGCAACCCGTCCACCCCTCGGACTGGACCGACCTGGACACCAAGGCTGTCGATACCGCCCGCGTGCTCGCCGCCGACGCGGTTCAGAAGGTCGGCAACGGCCATCCCGGAACTGCAATGAGCTTGGCGCCGTTGGCATACACCCTCTTCCAGCGCGTCATGCGCCACGATCCTTCGGATGCAGAATGGGTCGGCCGTGACCGCTTCGTTCTCTCCTGTGGCCATTCATCCTTGACGCTGTACACCCAGCTCTACCTGTCGGGCTACGGTCTCGAGCTCGCTGACCTCGAAGCTCTCCGGACGTGGGGCGCACTGACCCCCGGCCACCCCGAGGTCGGCCACACCGTCGGCGTCGAGATGACCACCGGTCCGCTGGGCCAGGGCCTTGCGTCCGCAGTCGGTATGGCGATGGCTGCGCGTCGTGAGCGTGGGTTGTTCGATCCGGAGACCCCGGTCGGCTCCTCCCCCTTCGACCATCACATCTACGTGATCGCGTCCGACGGTGACATCGAAGAAGGCGTTACGTCCGAGGCCTCGTCTCTCGCCGGTGTCCAGGAACTGGGCAACCTCATCGTCTTCTACGACGACAACAAGATCTCCATCGAGCACGACACCACCATCGCTCTCGGCGAAGACGTCGGAAAGCGATACGAGGCATACGGCTGGCACGTTCAGCACGTCGAAGGTGGCGAGAACGTCTCCGGCATCCTCGACGCGGTTGCCGCGGCCAAGGCCGTCGTCGATCGTCCCTCCATCATCTTGCTCCGCACCATCATCGGTTTCCCGGCTCCGAAGAAGATGAACACCGGCGACGTCCACGGCTCCGCTCTCGGTGCCGACGAAGTTGCAGCGGTCAAGGAAGCCCTCGGCTTCGATCCGGCCAAGTCCTTCGACGTCGACGCCGACGCTCTGGCTCACGCCCGTGAGGTCGTCTCCCGCGGCGCCGACGCACGCAAGGCATGGCAGGTCGAGTTCGACGCGTGGGCTGCACGTGAGACCGAGCGCAAGGAACTCTTCGACCGCCTGTTCGCCGGTGAGTTCCCCGCCGGCTGGGCCGACGCTCTCCCGACCTACGAGGCCGACGCCAAGGGCGTTGCGACTCGCAAGGCCTCCGGTTCGGCACTCAACGCGCTCGGACCGATCCTGCCCGAGCTGTGGGGCGGCTCCGCCGACCTCGCCGGCAGCAACAACACCACCATCAAGGGCGCAGATTCGTTCGGCCCGTTCTCCATCTCCACCAACGACTGGAATGCGCAGCCTTACGGCCGCACGCTCCACTTCGGCATCCGCGAGCACGCGATGGGCTCGATCCTCAACGGCATCGCGCTTCACGGACCCACCCGCCCGTACGGCGGAACCTTCATGGTCTTCTCCGACTACATGCGTCCGGCGGTTCGCCTGGCCGCACTGATGAAGACTGCCGTCACCTACGTCTGGACCCACGACTCCATCGGTCTCGGCGAAGACGGCCCGACCCACCAGCCGGTCGAGCACCTCGCTGCTCTTCGTGCGATCCCGAACCTCGCCGTCGTCCGCCCGGGTGACGCCAACGAGACCTCGTTCGCATGGCAGGCAGCACTCGAGAACAAGACGGGCCCGACGGCTCTGGCACTCACTCGCCAGGACATCCCGGTTCTCGAAGGCACCAAGGAGAAGGCTGCCGAGGGTGTCAAGCGCGGCGCTTACGTCCTCGTCGATGCAGCCAACGGTTCGCCCGAGGTCATCTTGCTGGCGACCGGTTCCGAACTGCATCTGGCCACCGAGGCTCGCGAAACCCTCGAAGCTCAGGGCGTCGCAACCCGCGTCGTTTCCGTGCCGTGCCTCGATTGGTTCCTCGAGCAGGATCAGGCGTACCGCGACGAGGTCATTCCGCCCGCCGTGCGCGCGCGTGTGTCCGTCGAAGCCGGCATCGCGATGCCGTGGTGGCGCATCCTCGGCGACGCCGGTCAGGCCGTCTCGCTCGAGCACTACGGCGCTTCCGCCGATTACAAGACCTTGTTCCGGGAGTTCGGCATCACTGCCGACGCGACTGTCGAAGCCGCGCAGCGCTCCCTCGCAGCTGTGAAGGGATGA
- a CDS encoding heme o synthase — MRTGQQPSGHGFGSPGAAPRATNTDTVWGRATGKVLAYIALTKPRVIELLLVATIPAMLLADRGTVDIVLILSTLFGGWMGAASANSLNCVVDADIDKVMKRTAKRPLAREAVPTRNALVFGLLLGLASFLWLWWRANLLAGILVVITIAFYVLIYTMVLKRRTWQNVIWGGAAGCMPVLVGWAAVTGSLSWQPVVLFLIIFFWTPPHTWALAMRYKEDYKAAGVPMLPVIATEEHVTKQILFYSWAMVVTTLVLVPASGVIYAAITIVAGAWFLLMAHQLYRSVRGGAQVKPLRLFLQSNNYLAIVFVGLAVDSVLGLQTISDMLS, encoded by the coding sequence GTGCGGACAGGGCAACAGCCGAGCGGACATGGCTTCGGCAGCCCAGGTGCCGCCCCGCGGGCGACCAATACCGATACGGTGTGGGGTCGCGCAACGGGCAAGGTTCTGGCTTATATCGCGCTCACGAAGCCGCGAGTGATCGAATTGCTGTTGGTGGCAACCATTCCGGCAATGCTGCTGGCCGATCGCGGAACAGTCGACATCGTTCTGATCCTCAGCACCCTCTTCGGTGGCTGGATGGGCGCGGCGAGTGCGAACTCGCTCAACTGCGTCGTCGACGCCGACATCGACAAGGTCATGAAGCGCACGGCGAAGCGGCCGCTGGCCCGCGAGGCGGTGCCGACGCGCAACGCGCTCGTCTTCGGGCTCCTTCTCGGACTCGCGTCGTTCCTGTGGCTGTGGTGGCGAGCCAACCTCTTGGCCGGCATCCTCGTCGTGATCACGATCGCGTTCTACGTCCTCATCTACACGATGGTTCTCAAGCGTCGTACCTGGCAGAACGTCATCTGGGGTGGCGCAGCCGGATGTATGCCCGTCCTCGTGGGCTGGGCCGCTGTCACCGGGTCGCTGAGCTGGCAGCCCGTCGTGCTGTTCCTGATCATCTTCTTCTGGACGCCGCCGCACACCTGGGCGCTGGCGATGCGATACAAAGAGGACTACAAAGCTGCCGGTGTTCCCATGCTTCCGGTGATCGCCACCGAAGAGCACGTCACCAAGCAGATTCTGTTCTACAGCTGGGCAATGGTCGTCACGACGCTTGTCCTCGTGCCCGCATCGGGAGTCATCTACGCCGCCATCACCATCGTTGCCGGTGCGTGGTTCCTGCTCATGGCACATCAGCTGTACCGCAGCGTTCGCGGTGGTGCTCAGGTCAAGCCGCTGCGCCTGTTCCTGCAGTCCAACAACTATCTTGCGATCGTGTTCGTCGGCCTCGCTGTCGACTCGGTTCTCGGACTGCAGACGATCAGCGACATGCTGAGCTGA
- a CDS encoding quinone oxidoreductase family protein, whose translation MRAIYVTETGGPDVLTLTEQPEPTPGPGDLLVKTEAIGINFIDTYFRMGQYKRPLPYIPGDEGSGVVEAVGSDVNEFSVGDRVAWAAATGSYAEKVAVPAAVAVKVPDGVPASAAASALLQGMTAHYLAKSTYPIQSGDTVLVHAGAGGVGLILTQMAVSLGAKVITTVSSDAKEELSRGAGASEVLRYDEDIAARVRELTGGEGVAAAYDGVGATTFDSSLASVRIRGTVALFGAASGPVPPVDPQRLNSSGSLFLTRPTLAHHIRTREELTWRAGDVFDAIAAGKLDIRVGAEYPLADAATAHRDLEGRATTGSIVLIP comes from the coding sequence ATGCGAGCCATCTACGTGACCGAGACCGGCGGACCAGACGTTCTGACTCTGACCGAACAACCCGAACCGACACCCGGCCCAGGCGATCTACTCGTCAAGACCGAAGCGATCGGCATCAATTTCATCGACACGTACTTCCGAATGGGCCAGTACAAGCGTCCGCTCCCCTACATTCCCGGCGACGAGGGCAGCGGGGTTGTCGAAGCTGTCGGCTCCGACGTCAACGAATTCTCCGTGGGCGACCGGGTCGCGTGGGCCGCTGCCACTGGCAGCTATGCCGAGAAGGTGGCTGTTCCCGCCGCAGTCGCCGTGAAAGTGCCTGACGGTGTCCCTGCATCGGCCGCAGCGTCGGCGCTCCTGCAGGGGATGACGGCGCACTACCTCGCGAAGTCGACGTATCCGATCCAGAGCGGCGACACCGTGCTCGTGCACGCAGGCGCGGGCGGCGTCGGGTTGATCCTGACGCAGATGGCCGTCAGCCTCGGGGCGAAGGTCATCACGACTGTGTCATCGGATGCAAAGGAAGAACTCTCGCGCGGCGCGGGTGCCTCGGAGGTTCTGCGGTACGACGAGGACATCGCAGCGCGAGTCCGGGAGTTGACCGGCGGCGAAGGAGTAGCGGCGGCATACGACGGCGTCGGCGCGACAACTTTTGATTCGAGCTTGGCTTCCGTGCGCATCCGCGGCACGGTCGCTTTGTTCGGTGCGGCCAGTGGACCGGTTCCGCCGGTTGATCCGCAGCGGCTCAATTCGTCGGGTTCGCTGTTCCTGACGCGTCCGACGCTCGCGCATCACATTCGCACTCGAGAGGAACTGACCTGGCGTGCCGGCGATGTCTTCGACGCCATTGCGGCCGGGAAACTCGATATTCGCGTCGGCGCCGAGTATCCCCTCGCCGATGCGGCAACAGCGCATCGGGATCTGGAAGGTAGAGCAACGACCGGGTCGATCGTTCTGATCCCCTAG
- a CDS encoding COX15/CtaA family protein produces MVNRVYAGFLRLVDRLPLPSLKTQKIIAFIVILTQGGIAVTGAVVRVTDSGLGCPTWPQCFPGSFVPVGHGQVAVIHQAVEFGNRLLTFLVVIVAAAIVLAVTRARRRKEVLVYAWMMPLGTVVQAVIGGITVLTGLLWWTVAIHLVASMLMVWVATVMYAKIAEPDEATTLVVMPKPLRWLTALSGVALAGVLVAGTLVTGAGPHAGDKGLDRTVPRLEIEIVTLVHLHSQLLVGYLALVVGLTFGLYAVGTSAAVKIRLKVLLGLILAQSLIGVVQYFTDVPEVLVIMHVAGAGLCTAATAAVWAAGKTRQYTPTNSPIPAV; encoded by the coding sequence GTGGTGAATCGTGTGTATGCCGGATTTTTACGCTTGGTGGATCGACTACCTCTCCCCTCGCTGAAAACGCAGAAAATCATCGCGTTCATCGTGATCCTGACGCAGGGCGGCATCGCTGTCACCGGCGCGGTGGTGCGCGTGACGGACTCGGGACTCGGTTGCCCGACGTGGCCGCAGTGCTTCCCCGGTAGCTTCGTCCCGGTCGGCCACGGACAGGTCGCGGTGATTCACCAAGCCGTCGAGTTCGGCAACCGCCTGCTGACCTTCCTGGTCGTCATCGTCGCCGCTGCGATCGTGCTTGCGGTGACTCGCGCTCGCCGACGCAAAGAGGTGCTTGTCTACGCCTGGATGATGCCGCTCGGCACTGTCGTTCAGGCAGTGATCGGCGGTATCACCGTCCTCACAGGCTTGCTGTGGTGGACGGTCGCCATTCACCTGGTTGCGTCGATGCTGATGGTCTGGGTTGCCACGGTGATGTACGCGAAGATCGCGGAACCCGACGAAGCAACAACTCTGGTCGTGATGCCGAAGCCGTTGCGCTGGCTTACCGCGCTGTCAGGTGTCGCGCTCGCCGGCGTTTTGGTCGCTGGAACTCTCGTAACGGGCGCAGGCCCGCACGCCGGCGACAAGGGACTGGACCGGACGGTGCCTCGCCTGGAGATCGAGATCGTGACGCTCGTCCATCTGCACTCACAGCTTCTGGTCGGATATCTCGCGCTGGTCGTGGGTCTGACCTTCGGCCTGTATGCGGTCGGGACATCCGCAGCCGTGAAGATCCGTCTGAAGGTCCTGCTGGGACTGATCCTCGCGCAGTCGCTCATCGGTGTCGTGCAGTACTTCACCGATGTGCCGGAAGTTCTGGTGATCATGCACGTCGCCGGTGCAGGACTGTGCACGGCTGCGACCGCAGCAGTTTGGGCTGCGGGTAAGACCCGCCAGTACACGCCGACCAATTCGCCGATACCAGCTGTCTGA
- a CDS encoding site-specific integrase, with translation MGFLHNRLQTVLNQSTRNKHAIALRSMLGVQLKVSKGQPRIYTLAPLTTIHQAIESSRYKMYGFSMLYAGLRLGESVVKQRISGNVLLVDRQMLPNGTLSSAKSSGPVVVPEWFAAEYAQWNPKVTRNTVYLGLQRVGRNSKIEVTPHALRHKFATELVNNGCSPEILRRQLRHHSVQTSLKFYVQTTTDDVEAQVKRAFG, from the coding sequence GTGGGCTTTCTGCACAACCGCCTGCAAACCGTGCTGAACCAATCCACACGCAACAAGCATGCGATTGCACTGCGTTCGATGCTCGGTGTGCAGCTCAAAGTATCCAAAGGTCAACCACGGATCTACACACTTGCTCCGCTGACGACCATTCACCAGGCGATCGAATCGTCACGATACAAAATGTACGGCTTCTCAATGCTCTACGCTGGACTTCGTTTGGGCGAATCTGTTGTGAAGCAACGTATTTCGGGAAATGTCTTGCTCGTAGATCGGCAAATGCTACCGAACGGAACACTTAGTTCAGCGAAGTCATCCGGTCCGGTCGTAGTTCCTGAATGGTTTGCAGCGGAGTACGCGCAGTGGAATCCGAAGGTCACCAGAAATACTGTGTACCTCGGTCTGCAACGAGTAGGACGTAACTCAAAAATCGAAGTCACTCCGCATGCACTACGGCACAAGTTCGCAACAGAACTGGTCAACAACGGCTGTTCACCGGAGATTCTGCGTAGACAGCTGCGACACCACAGTGTGCAGACTTCGTTGAAGTTCTACGTACAAACCACAACCGATGACGTAGAAGCGCAAGTCAAACGAGCATTCGGGTAG